A single window of Pedosphaera parvula Ellin514 DNA harbors:
- a CDS encoding tetratricopeptide repeat protein encodes MAKSWFSKLFSHAPKPVLEIAGAEANLEDAEVQFNRGMKFANLAEPERDYAQAAEWYLKAADQSHALAQFNLGMMYAHGQGVARDEVKATVWFEKAAMLGDAGAQHQLGMNHQRASKAGMDNHETWIEAYKWYQLAAAQGYKGSHQACESMALKMTREDVADGHNRVKCFLAKNANTVHK; translated from the coding sequence ATGGCAAAATCCTGGTTCTCAAAATTATTTTCGCATGCCCCGAAGCCCGTTCTGGAAATAGCTGGCGCGGAGGCCAATCTTGAGGACGCGGAGGTGCAGTTTAATAGGGGAATGAAATTTGCCAATCTGGCGGAACCAGAGCGGGATTATGCGCAGGCGGCCGAGTGGTATCTAAAAGCAGCGGACCAAAGCCATGCGCTCGCACAATTCAATTTGGGAATGATGTATGCACATGGTCAGGGTGTGGCACGGGATGAAGTGAAGGCGACAGTATGGTTTGAAAAGGCGGCCATGCTTGGAGATGCGGGGGCGCAACATCAGTTGGGCATGAACCATCAACGTGCCAGTAAGGCGGGAATGGACAATCATGAAACATGGATTGAAGCTTACAAGTGGTATCAACTGGCGGCGGCGCAGGGATATAAGGGTTCACATCAGGCGTGCGAGTCCATGGCTCTTAAAATGACACGTGAGGATGTGGCGGACGGTCATAACCGGGTAAAGTGTTTTCTGGCCAAAAATGCAAATACCGTTCACAAATAA
- the lexA gene encoding transcriptional repressor LexA, which produces MHKITRRQNQILEYILKCQQKDGITPSMRDIAAHFGFRSPRTVTDHVEALRKKGALVSEPGLARTLRVVSPLQAFRKRVVDIPVFGSIPAGLAENRYEEARGCVSIDVGTLNIKPTTRTFALEVRGDSMIGKNICPGDIVILEHGVEAKVGDVVAALIDNESTLKTYVKERSKTYLRAENPKYSKLIPADELVIQGVMIALIRRRSK; this is translated from the coding sequence ATGCATAAGATAACAAGGCGGCAGAATCAGATTTTGGAGTATATCCTAAAATGCCAACAAAAGGATGGAATCACGCCGAGCATGCGTGACATTGCGGCCCATTTTGGGTTTCGCAGTCCGCGCACGGTGACGGACCATGTGGAAGCGTTGAGGAAAAAAGGCGCGTTGGTGAGTGAGCCGGGATTGGCGCGCACCTTGCGAGTGGTTTCCCCGCTGCAAGCGTTTCGCAAGCGGGTGGTGGATATCCCGGTCTTTGGATCCATTCCGGCTGGTCTCGCGGAAAATCGTTACGAGGAGGCGCGGGGATGTGTGTCGATTGATGTTGGCACGTTGAACATCAAGCCGACGACGCGCACCTTTGCGCTGGAAGTGCGAGGCGATTCGATGATTGGCAAAAACATTTGTCCGGGCGACATCGTGATTTTGGAACACGGCGTCGAGGCCAAGGTGGGCGATGTGGTGGCGGCGTTGATTGACAACGAGAGCACGCTCAAGACTTATGTGAAGGAGCGCAGCAAAACCTATTTGCGCGCGGAAAATCCAAAGTATTCCAAGTTGATTCCAGCGGATGAACTGGTGATCCAAGGGGTGATGATTGCCCTGATTCGGAGACGCAGCAAGTAA
- a CDS encoding DUF72 domain-containing protein: protein MSDNASQPNLLLPTANSSGTAFDRDKLKASISGLADKGIYIGTSSWKYPGWRGMLYQEDRYIYRGKFSETRFDRLCLGEYAEVFKSVCVDAAYYKFPDERYLKNLVSEVPEDFLFTFKVTDDITIKQFPELPRFGLRAGRPNEHFLNADLFAAAFLKPCEEFKKNIGLLMFEFSRFGPHDFARGRDFVEALDQFLGKLPKGWRYGVEIRNRNFLHPDYFEMLARHGVTHVYNSWAEMPPVSDQLELPGSVTNPEFAGARLLLKPGRKYQEAVDKFKPYDRLKEPYEDVRVAAAKLIKKALAKEGLSKLFLYVNNRLEGNALQTIIAILEKLT, encoded by the coding sequence ATGAGCGACAATGCCAGCCAACCCAATTTATTGCTTCCAACGGCCAATTCTTCCGGGACGGCATTTGATCGAGACAAGCTGAAGGCATCGATCTCCGGACTGGCGGACAAGGGTATCTACATCGGGACGTCGTCGTGGAAATATCCAGGTTGGCGCGGGATGTTGTATCAGGAGGATCGTTACATTTACCGTGGAAAATTTTCCGAGACACGATTTGACCGGTTGTGCCTGGGCGAGTATGCGGAGGTGTTCAAGAGCGTATGCGTGGACGCGGCGTACTATAAATTCCCGGATGAACGCTATCTTAAGAACCTGGTTTCGGAGGTGCCGGAGGATTTTCTGTTTACCTTCAAGGTGACCGATGACATCACCATCAAACAATTTCCCGAACTGCCGCGGTTTGGTTTGCGCGCGGGCAGACCGAATGAGCATTTTTTGAATGCGGATTTGTTTGCCGCAGCCTTCCTGAAACCGTGCGAGGAGTTTAAAAAGAACATTGGTTTGTTGATGTTCGAGTTTTCACGGTTTGGTCCCCATGATTTTGCGCGCGGTCGAGATTTTGTGGAGGCGTTGGACCAATTCCTGGGAAAGTTGCCGAAGGGTTGGCGGTATGGTGTGGAGATTCGGAACCGGAATTTTCTCCATCCGGACTATTTTGAGATGTTGGCACGGCATGGCGTAACCCATGTGTACAACAGTTGGGCCGAGATGCCGCCGGTGAGCGACCAACTGGAGCTGCCGGGGAGCGTGACGAATCCGGAGTTTGCGGGCGCGCGATTACTGCTGAAGCCCGGTCGGAAATATCAGGAAGCGGTGGATAAGTTCAAACCGTACGACCGGTTGAAGGAACCGTATGAGGATGTGCGGGTGGCGGCGGCAAAATTGATCAAGAAGGCCCTGGCAAAAGAGGGGTTGAGCAAACTGTTTTTGTATGTGAATAACCGTTTGGAGGGAAATGCGCTGCAAACCATCATCGCCATCCTGGAAAAGTTAACGTAA
- the dmeF gene encoding CDF family Co(II)/Ni(II) efflux transporter DmeF, whose translation MHQTHKAQWQHHHNFVEDFTSAEKNTRRVIAFTAVMMVVEIVGGLKLHSMALFADGWHMSTHVVAFFIAAWSYAVCRKNAGNHRYSFGTGKVGVLGAYTSALILGIIGLFMVYESVERLFSPVQIHYNEAIAVAVVGLIVNVVSAWLLKDSHHHGHDHGHEHSHDHGHDDDHKHGHAHDHDINLKAAYIHVIADAVTSMLAIVALVAGKLAGWSWLDPVMGIVGAGVIAQWAYSLIRQTNIILLDREPEETDLNEEIRKAIESDADSTITDLHIWQLGVNKFAAIISVVAHQPKSPDIYKARLKEHEELVHVTVEVHRCEEEHATA comes from the coding sequence ATGCATCAGACACACAAAGCCCAATGGCAACATCATCATAACTTTGTCGAGGATTTTACCTCGGCGGAAAAGAATACCCGGAGGGTAATTGCCTTCACGGCAGTGATGATGGTGGTGGAAATTGTTGGTGGCCTGAAACTGCATTCGATGGCCTTGTTTGCCGACGGTTGGCATATGAGCACGCACGTGGTGGCGTTTTTCATCGCGGCCTGGTCTTATGCGGTGTGCCGCAAGAATGCGGGGAATCACAGATACAGCTTCGGTACCGGGAAGGTGGGAGTGTTGGGCGCCTACACCAGCGCGTTGATTTTGGGGATCATCGGGTTGTTCATGGTTTATGAATCGGTAGAACGTTTGTTTTCTCCTGTCCAGATACATTATAACGAAGCCATTGCTGTGGCAGTTGTGGGCTTGATCGTGAATGTAGTGAGCGCCTGGTTACTCAAAGACAGCCATCATCATGGGCATGATCACGGACATGAACATTCGCATGACCACGGCCATGATGATGATCATAAGCATGGCCATGCACACGATCATGATATCAATCTAAAGGCTGCTTATATTCATGTAATCGCGGATGCAGTAACTTCGATGTTGGCCATCGTGGCACTCGTTGCCGGGAAACTGGCAGGTTGGAGTTGGTTGGACCCGGTGATGGGAATTGTGGGTGCAGGAGTCATTGCACAATGGGCTTATAGCCTTATCCGCCAGACGAATATCATTCTTTTGGATCGCGAGCCGGAGGAGACGGATCTGAATGAGGAAATCCGCAAGGCGATTGAGTCTGATGCCGACTCCACGATTACCGATCTGCACATCTGGCAACTGGGAGTGAACAAATTTGCGGCGATAATTTCGGTGGTGGCGCATCAGCCCAAATCGCCGGATATTTATAAAGCGAGGTTGAAGGAGCATGAGGAATTGGTTCATGTAACCGTGGAAGTGCATCGATGCGAGGAGGAGCATGCGACGGCTTGA
- a CDS encoding carbohydrate porin, protein MKIRGNWKRTRAVWLVALVAAPVVSAAENPSNGSTEPISPGFKSNAEASGQTNAEPKTEMWSWHAQNTYILQYHPGFPAKYSGPNSLRNVNEVDETGSLDLLVGRRLWPGAEFHVDGLMWQGFGFSGTRGVEGFPNGEAFRVGTKVPNVNISRLFIRQTIGLGGELENVTGDDLHLAGERDVSRVTLTVGKMSAKDIFDNNAYANDPRTQFMNWSLMANQAWDYPADSLGFMTGLAVELNQPSWTARYGFFQVPRTSNGVAQDQAYTKAWAMVTELEHRHTLNEHPGAIRLLGYLNQAHMGSYQETLNNPSLNENITLTREYRFKYGVGLNVEQELVKDIGVFMRLGWSDGQNEAWMFSDVDHAASLGLSVKGSFWSRPDDTLGLGGAINGITHVHQEFFAAGGLGILAGDGALTYGLEELMEIYYDFQIWKTVHGAGDYQFINHPAFNRDRGPVSVFSARLHFAF, encoded by the coding sequence ATGAAGATCCGCGGTAATTGGAAGCGAACGAGAGCGGTATGGCTGGTAGCACTGGTCGCCGCGCCTGTTGTGTCAGCCGCTGAAAATCCCAGTAACGGTTCCACGGAACCCATCTCTCCCGGATTCAAGAGCAATGCCGAAGCTTCCGGCCAGACCAATGCCGAGCCCAAAACAGAAATGTGGAGCTGGCACGCGCAAAATACTTATATTCTGCAGTATCATCCCGGTTTTCCGGCCAAATATTCCGGGCCAAACAGCTTGCGGAACGTGAATGAGGTCGATGAAACCGGGTCGCTTGACCTGCTGGTGGGGAGAAGATTGTGGCCTGGAGCCGAGTTCCATGTGGATGGCTTGATGTGGCAGGGGTTCGGATTCAGCGGTACGCGGGGAGTCGAAGGTTTTCCGAATGGCGAGGCATTCCGGGTCGGCACCAAGGTTCCCAACGTGAACATCTCCCGTCTTTTCATCAGGCAAACCATTGGCCTGGGTGGAGAACTGGAGAACGTAACAGGAGATGATCTGCATCTGGCCGGCGAGCGGGATGTTTCGCGCGTCACGCTCACGGTCGGCAAAATGAGCGCGAAGGATATTTTCGACAACAACGCCTACGCCAATGATCCGCGAACCCAGTTTATGAACTGGAGCCTGATGGCCAACCAGGCCTGGGACTATCCAGCAGACAGTCTGGGCTTCATGACGGGTCTGGCTGTGGAATTGAATCAACCTTCGTGGACGGCGCGCTATGGATTTTTTCAGGTGCCGCGCACGTCTAATGGAGTGGCCCAGGATCAGGCCTATACAAAGGCGTGGGCAATGGTGACTGAACTGGAGCACCGTCACACATTGAATGAGCACCCCGGGGCTATTCGCCTGCTGGGTTACCTGAATCAGGCGCACATGGGGAGTTACCAGGAGACGCTCAATAACCCCAGCCTTAACGAGAATATCACCCTGACGCGCGAGTACCGATTTAAGTATGGTGTTGGGTTGAATGTGGAGCAGGAATTGGTGAAGGACATTGGGGTTTTCATGCGTCTGGGTTGGAGTGACGGGCAAAATGAAGCCTGGATGTTCAGTGACGTGGACCATGCCGCCTCCTTGGGATTGAGTGTCAAAGGCAGTTTCTGGAGCCGTCCGGACGACACTTTGGGCCTGGGAGGAGCGATCAATGGAATCACCCATGTGCACCAGGAATTTTTTGCAGCGGGAGGGTTGGGCATCCTGGCCGGGGATGGCGCGTTGACGTATGGGCTGGAAGAATTGATGGAAATCTATTATGATTTCCAGATCTGGAAAACGGTCCACGGCGCTGGAGATTATCAGTTTATCAATCATCCGGCATTTAACCGGGATCGAGGGCCGGTATCGGTTTTTTCAGCGAGATTACATTTTGCATTTTGA